Proteins from a genomic interval of Asterias rubens chromosome 16, eAstRub1.3, whole genome shotgun sequence:
- the LOC117301086 gene encoding uncharacterized protein LOC117301086, whose amino-acid sequence MGMFYSASWCVMVMVVHVCPQYTLAQTTPPQPPSMPVSTSGGVSMGTTGVTQSPSSESFSTSPVVNENVIDLDSVTELELAGVLMDLCTHRHLCRSLGCHFQPFEDFNRTWAAPLCQCDPDCVFFNDCCQDYKESCEPWTVSEDLSSYLTGLKLGDTITCYHEETRIPLEVKKGYYIIATCPNEGPVHNEQTQSLCEHIDSEDLLSTILVSGVKYNLPYRNVYCALCHGEDLVNVDAWPLNIECEFQDISDEALNLLSNSTSNATLSYIRNTLGCIVQPKPPYLTSTILRACFLNVYESCPEGHGLAEACASYTAFVLIPLLFLQSKNPHCASCQINQSLFIHCAEYYPILLPVLFTPYDPPGPPNDSGIPPISIVLDFRSGGNVKLIRQREVVFEEQVACLPNEVFNPFLKTCRKLSCLIGYVLKENECIKSVTPTIHIDQDIVIYIHITSCSSETKKGTQKAVKSCLAGLLDDNDQSLFEQSVIVPETIQANCSHGKQQKSSNAFMIQSTLETFMNFRQKIGVVEGLFCPYLPIQIIAFEIIYHGVNLSLSKCNGRWMSETQFHTDGSGLVYINESDSWYAANQTLQREVFIHEELSSDLKQSGSLQLCLNPDLSCLLETLNSSLFLHDDLNNILTYIPTGEMYSRDQYIETWSGQIQVCSFNERNGTRNTTRIITFFEYSQPQQILSLILNIISMLAALITFITYCVFKELRNHTGYLIMNFVGTLFMAQLFLLFSGVATLHPTVCTTVAVLAHYLLLVNVLWTGVLAFNFYRTFTNHLITSRNTNSNSSMASMAFAWGIPILIILPCLILHLCDCTDVPLWYGNENVCWIGNEYNNIAVVGVPTGVVICANVILFSFTVHGIRKTNKTTKLVHNTSTMQQVKKELIIYIKISSLMGFSWIIGFAAAFTDVILLWYIFIILNSCQGLLVFLSFVCKISIWRRWKTFISSCHHRCHRENEDPASDRIGIAVDVHLKPETTAKTCTTGI is encoded by the exons ATGGGAATGTTCTACTCGGCAAGTTGGTGTGTTATGGTGATGGTGGTACATGTATGCCCACAGTACACACTAGCACAAACTACACCTCCACAGCCCCCTTCTATGCCCGTTTCTACCTCTGGAGGGGTATCAATGGGTACAACAGGAGTTACCCAGTCTCCTTCATCTGAATCCTTCTCAACATCACCTGTTGTAAATGAGAATGTCATCG ATCTTGACTCTGTTACGGAACTGGAGCTTGCTGGAGTTCTGATGGACCTATGTACCCATCGACACCTATGCAGAAGTCTTGGTTGTCACTTTCAGCCGTTTGAAGATTTCAATCGCACTTGGGCTGCTCCTCTCTGCCAGTGTGATCCAGATTGTGTCTTCTTTAATGACTGCTGTCAAGACTACAAAGAAAGTTGTGAACCATGGACTGTTAGTGAAGATTTGTCTTCTTATTTGACTGGCTTGAAG CTTGGTGATACAATTACCTGTTATCATGAAGAAACCAGAATTCCACTGGAAGTTAAGAAGGGCTACTACATTATAGCCACTTGCCCCAATGAAGGTCCGGTGCATAATGAACAGACTCAGTCTCTATGTGAGCACATTGACAGCGAGGATTTGTTGTCGACCATTCTTGTCTCTGGAGTGAAGTATAACCTTCCCTATAGGAATGTATACTGCGCCCTCTGCCATGGGGAAGACTTAGTCAACGTGGATGCGTGGCCTTTGAACATAGAATGTGAATTTCAGGACATATCTGATGAAGCTCTGAATCTCCTGTCCAACTCTACCTCCAATGCCACTTTGAGTTACATTCGAAATACTCTGGGATGTATTGTTCAACCGAAACCTCCATACCTGACCTCGACAATCCTCAGGGCTTGCTTTCTCAACGTTTATGAGTCCTGCCCAGAAGGCCATGGACTTGCTGAAGCCTGCGCTTCATACACAGCCTTCGTTCTCATTCCTTTACTGTTCCTTCAAAGTAAGAACCCACACTGTGCTTCATGTCAGATCAACCAATCACTGTTTATACACTGTGCCGAGTATTACCCCATCCTCCTGCCAGTCCTGTTCACACCTTACGACCCGCCGGGACCACCCAATGATTCAGGAATTCCACCCATCTCAATTGTCCTGGATTTCCGATCTGGAGGCAATGTCAAGCTTATTAGGCAACGAGAGGTAGTTTTTGAAGAACAGGTGGCTTGCCTTCCCAATGAGGTGTTTAATCCGTTCCTCAAAACATGTCGAAAATTGTCTTGTCTTATAGGATATGTTCTGAAAGAGAACGAATGCATCAAAAGCGTCACGCCTACAATTCACATTGATCAGGACATTGTGATTTATATCCACATCACGTCATGCTCATCAGAAACCAAGAAGGGTACTCAAAAGGCTGTTAAAAGCTGCCTCGCCGGGCTGTTGGATGATAATGATCAAAGTCTGTTTGAGCAATCAGTTATTGTCCCGGAAACGATCCAAGCAAACTGTTCCCATGGTAAGCAACAGAAGTCCTCTAACGCATTCATGATTCAATCAACCTTGGAAACATTTATGAACTTTCGTCAGAAAATAGGAGTGGTTGAAGGATTGTTTTGCCCATACTTGCCCATACAGATTATTGCCTTTGAAATCATTTATCATGGAGTTAACTTATCTCTCAGTAAATGCAATGGGCGATGGATGAGTGAAACCCAGTTCCACACGGATGGGTCAGGTTTAGTGTACATAAATGAATCCGACTCGTGGTATGCAGCCAACCAAACGCTACAACGAGAGGTTTTCATCCATGAGGAGCTATCCAGCGACTTGAAGCAATCTGGTAGTCTTCAGCTTTGCCTCAATCCTGATCTGTCCTGCTTATTAGAGACACTCAACAGTTCCTTATTTCTCCACGATGATCTAAACAATATTCTTACATACATTCCAACCGGGGAAATGTACAGTCGAGACCAATACATAGAGACATGGAGTGGACAAATCCAAGTTTGTTCCTTTAATGAGCGGAATGGAACTCGAAACACAACTAGAATCATAACCTTCTTTGAATACTCTCAACCTCAGCAGATTCTTAGTCTAATCCTTAACATCATATCAATGCTTGCTGCTCTAATTACCTTTATAACCTACTGTGTCTTTAAGGAGCTTAGAAACCACACAGGTTATCTGATAATGAACTTTGTTGGCACTCTCTTTATGGCACAACTGTTCCTTTTGTTCAGTGGAGTAGCGACCCTTCATCCAACAGTCTGCACTACTGTTGCCGTTTTAGCCCACTACCTTCTGTTGGTCAACGTCTTGTGGACTGGTGTCCTAGCATTCAATTTCTATCGAACATTTACCAACCATTTAATCACATCCCGCAACACTAACAGCAATAGTTCCATGGCATCTATGGCATTTGCCTGGGGTATTCCCATTCTGATCATCCTTCCCTGCTTGATCCTACACCTTTGCGACTGCACCGACGTCCCGCTGTGGTACGGCAATGAGAATGTCTGTTGGATAGGGAATGAATACAACAACATCGCTGTTGTTGGAGTTCCAACTGGGGTTGTTATTTGTGCCAAcgtcattttgttttccttcactgTCCACGGGATCCgcaaaacaaacaagacaacAAAATTGGTTCATAATACCTCTACAATGCAACAAGTGAAAAAGGAACTCATCATTTACATTAAG ATCTCCAGTCTGATGGGTTTCAGCTGGATCATTGGCTTTGCAGCAGCTTTCACTGATGTGATTTTACTCTGGTATATCTTCATCATTCTCAACTCTTGTCAAGGTCTTCTGGTCTTTCTCTCCTTCGTCTGTAAGATCAGCATCTGGAGACGCTGGAAGACTTTCATCTCGTCGTGTCATCATCGCTGTCATCGGGAGAATGAAGATCCTGCCAGTGATCGTATTGGCATTGCGGTGGATGTTCATTTAAAACCAGAAACAACAGCTAAGACTTGTACCACTGGCATTTGA
- the LOC117301138 gene encoding heterogeneous nuclear ribonucleoprotein A3 homolog 1-like isoform X2, with product MAGRDRTDEKMRKLFLGGLHRDTTDDDIKNHFCKFGKVVDQVVITKKTGESKGFGFVTMSSVEDTENVLANNDGGRQDMFGNSVEVKRAVPRESSQGGFGGDGGGGGRRDGAGGRAVKKMYIGNLPPQMTEDDLHDFFGNHGTVTSVKIPMSRDTGERQKFAFVELEETKAVDDLVSQGDHEYNGQKFYVKKAMPQGDRERRGGGGGGGGGGRYGGGGFGSRGGGYGGGGGGYNGGGGGGYRQGGSSRGGGGGETSGYNRYGSGGGGGSYSGSSYGSGGGGASSYNDSYSSGGGSSYDSLGSSYGQSSSGYGPMKSGGGGGGSGGYSSGGGGSGGYSNGNNSYSSSTRTNYGSGGGSGGYNSGGSGGGYSGSSGGGGYSRGAPY from the exons ATGGCAGGCCGTGACAGAACAGAC GAAAAGATGCGGAAGTTGTTTCTTGGTGGTCTCCACCGGGACACAACAGACGATGACATAAAGAACCACTTCTGCAAGTTCGGCAAAGTTGTCGACCAAGTGGTCATCACTAAAAAGACAGGAGAGTCTAAAGGTTTTGGCTTTGTCACAATGTCATCAGTTGAAGATACAGAGAATGTCCTAGCCAACAACGACGGTGGAAGACAAGACATGTTTGGCAACAGCGTTGAAGTCAAAAGAGCAGTTCCAAGAGAG TCATCACAAGGCGGATTTGGCGGtgatggtggtggtggtggaaGGAGG GACGGTGCTGGCGGCAGAGCTGTTAAGAAGATGTACATCGGAAACCTTCCCCCACAAATGACAGAGGATGATTTGCATGACTTCTTTGGGAACCACGGCACAGTCACCAGCGTCAAGATCCCTATGTCCAGGGACACTGGAGAGAGACAGAAGTTTGCCTTCGTCGAGCTAGAAGAGACGAAAGCTGTGGATGACCTTGTCT CACAAGGTGACCATGAGTACAACGGGCAGAAGTTCTACGTAAAGAAGGCCATGCCACAAGGAGACAGAGAGCGTCGTGGTGGCGGCggcggtggtggtggtggtggtagaTACGGTGGTGGTGGATTCGGCAGCCGTGGTGGTGGCTATGGAGGAGGAGGCGGTGGATATAATGGTGGTGGTGGAGGAGGCTACAGACAGGGAGGAAGCAGCAGAGGAGGCGGGGGAGGTGagacttcag GTTACAACAGATATGGCAGTGGTGGTGGAGGAGGCAGCTACTCTGGTAGTAGCTACGGAAGCGGTGGCGGTGGTGCTTCATCGTACAATGACTCTTATAGTTCAGGAGGTGGTAGTAGCTATGACAGCTTAGGATCTAGTTATGGACAGAGCAGCTCCGGCTATGGACCAATGAAAAGTGGCGGCGGTGGTGGTG GTTCTGGGGGTTACAGCAGTGGTGGTGGTGGCAGCGGTGGATACTCTAATGGCAATAATTCGTACTCGTCGTCTACAAGGACAAACTATGGCAGTGGTGGTGGTAGTGGTGGATACAACAGTGGAGGCAGTGGTGGTGGATACAGTGGAAGCAGTGGGGGAGGAGGATACAGCAGGGGTGCTCCGTACTAG
- the LOC117301138 gene encoding heterogeneous nuclear ribonucleoprotein A0-like isoform X1: MAGRDRTDEKMRKLFLGGLHRDTTDDDIKNHFCKFGKVVDQVVITKKTGESKGFGFVTMSSVEDTENVLANNDGGRQDMFGNSVEVKRAVPRESSQGGFGGDGGGGGRRDGAGGRAVKKMYIGNLPPQMTEDDLHDFFGNHGTVTSVKIPMSRDTGERQKFAFVELEETKAVDDLVSQGDHEYNGQKFYVKKAMPQGDRERRGGGGGGGGGGRYGGGGFGSRGGGYGGGGGGYNGGGGGGYRQGGSSRGGGGGETSGYNRYGSGGGGGSYSGSSYGSGGGGASSYNDSYSSGGGSSYDSLGSSYGQSSSGYGPMKSGGGGGGQYSSYGSGGYSSGGGGSGGYSNGNNSYSSSTRTNYGSGGGSGGYNSGGSGGGYSGSSGGGGYSRGAPY; the protein is encoded by the exons ATGGCAGGCCGTGACAGAACAGAC GAAAAGATGCGGAAGTTGTTTCTTGGTGGTCTCCACCGGGACACAACAGACGATGACATAAAGAACCACTTCTGCAAGTTCGGCAAAGTTGTCGACCAAGTGGTCATCACTAAAAAGACAGGAGAGTCTAAAGGTTTTGGCTTTGTCACAATGTCATCAGTTGAAGATACAGAGAATGTCCTAGCCAACAACGACGGTGGAAGACAAGACATGTTTGGCAACAGCGTTGAAGTCAAAAGAGCAGTTCCAAGAGAG TCATCACAAGGCGGATTTGGCGGtgatggtggtggtggtggaaGGAGG GACGGTGCTGGCGGCAGAGCTGTTAAGAAGATGTACATCGGAAACCTTCCCCCACAAATGACAGAGGATGATTTGCATGACTTCTTTGGGAACCACGGCACAGTCACCAGCGTCAAGATCCCTATGTCCAGGGACACTGGAGAGAGACAGAAGTTTGCCTTCGTCGAGCTAGAAGAGACGAAAGCTGTGGATGACCTTGTCT CACAAGGTGACCATGAGTACAACGGGCAGAAGTTCTACGTAAAGAAGGCCATGCCACAAGGAGACAGAGAGCGTCGTGGTGGCGGCggcggtggtggtggtggtggtagaTACGGTGGTGGTGGATTCGGCAGCCGTGGTGGTGGCTATGGAGGAGGAGGCGGTGGATATAATGGTGGTGGTGGAGGAGGCTACAGACAGGGAGGAAGCAGCAGAGGAGGCGGGGGAGGTGagacttcag GTTACAACAGATATGGCAGTGGTGGTGGAGGAGGCAGCTACTCTGGTAGTAGCTACGGAAGCGGTGGCGGTGGTGCTTCATCGTACAATGACTCTTATAGTTCAGGAGGTGGTAGTAGCTATGACAGCTTAGGATCTAGTTATGGACAGAGCAGCTCCGGCTATGGACCAATGAAAAGTGGCGGCGGTGGTGGTGGTCAGTACTCCTCGTATG GTTCTGGGGGTTACAGCAGTGGTGGTGGTGGCAGCGGTGGATACTCTAATGGCAATAATTCGTACTCGTCGTCTACAAGGACAAACTATGGCAGTGGTGGTGGTAGTGGTGGATACAACAGTGGAGGCAGTGGTGGTGGATACAGTGGAAGCAGTGGGGGAGGAGGATACAGCAGGGGTGCTCCGTACTAG